The following are encoded in a window of Geobacter metallireducens GS-15 genomic DNA:
- the ligA gene encoding NAD-dependent DNA ligase LigA has protein sequence MDRNAAERRIAELRAEIRRHDHLYYVLDRPELTDAEYDALYRELLKLEEEHPELVTPDSPSRRVGGAPLEKFKQVTHRIPMLSLENAFTDGDIAEFDARVKRALALPAGEEIAYVCEPKLDGLAVELVYEYGTLTVGSTRGDGVVGENVTQNLKTVKSIPLRLEGENPPELLEVRGEVFLPLAAFQRLNAQREEEGEPPFANPRNAAAGSLRQLDSRITARRPLTMFCYAPGEIRGADFGSQGEFLSALRQRGLPVTSLARQVTGVAGVLAYYREMTEKRDTLPYEIDGVVVKVDSFPLQRELGEKSRSPRWAVAVKFPPRQAVTVIEDIVPSVGRTGVITPTANLRPVEVSGVTVSRATLHNWEEMERKDIRIGDTVVIERAGDVIPAVVKVLTEKRSGSERFLPIPAACPECGSEVVKIPDEVAVRCMGLSCPAQIRESIIHFASRNAMDMEGLGEKYIEQLLRLGLVGNVADLYTLTRDDFMKFDRMGEKLAENLLNAIEASKKRELSRFIFALGIRHVGEHTAKLLATAFGSIDNLARATEAELLSIREIGPQVAQSITTFFHNEGNRETIRRMVEAGVEPTVEEKKVGGKFTGKTFVFTGTLIRFSRSEAQKMVESEGGHAAGSVSKKTDYVVAGDEAGSKLDKARQLGVTVLAEDEFLQMLEGEQ, from the coding sequence ATGGACAGAAACGCCGCCGAGCGGCGCATTGCTGAGTTGCGCGCCGAGATCAGGCGCCATGACCACCTCTATTACGTCCTCGACCGCCCCGAGCTCACCGACGCGGAATACGACGCTCTCTATCGCGAACTGCTGAAGCTGGAAGAGGAGCATCCCGAGCTGGTCACCCCCGACTCCCCTAGCCGGCGGGTGGGGGGGGCACCCCTGGAGAAGTTCAAGCAGGTGACCCACCGGATCCCGATGCTCTCACTGGAAAACGCCTTTACCGATGGCGATATCGCCGAGTTTGACGCCCGGGTGAAGCGCGCCCTGGCGCTTCCGGCCGGGGAAGAGATCGCCTACGTGTGCGAACCGAAGCTGGACGGGCTTGCGGTGGAACTGGTCTATGAGTACGGCACGCTCACCGTGGGCTCCACAAGGGGCGACGGGGTCGTGGGGGAGAACGTTACCCAGAACCTGAAAACCGTCAAGAGCATCCCCCTGCGGCTCGAAGGGGAGAATCCCCCGGAGCTCCTGGAGGTGCGGGGCGAAGTGTTTCTCCCCCTGGCGGCCTTCCAGCGGCTGAACGCCCAGCGGGAGGAGGAGGGAGAGCCCCCCTTCGCCAACCCCCGCAACGCGGCGGCGGGCTCCCTCCGGCAGTTGGACTCGCGCATCACGGCCCGGCGCCCCCTCACCATGTTCTGCTATGCGCCGGGAGAGATTCGCGGCGCCGATTTCGGCAGCCAAGGCGAGTTCCTCTCCGCCCTCCGGCAGCGGGGGCTTCCGGTGACCTCCCTGGCACGTCAGGTGACGGGAGTCGCCGGGGTCCTCGCCTACTATCGCGAAATGACCGAAAAGCGCGACACCCTCCCCTACGAGATCGACGGGGTGGTGGTGAAGGTGGACTCCTTTCCCCTCCAGCGAGAACTGGGAGAAAAGAGCCGCTCTCCCCGCTGGGCCGTGGCGGTAAAGTTCCCCCCCCGCCAGGCGGTCACGGTCATCGAGGACATCGTCCCGTCCGTGGGGCGCACCGGGGTCATCACCCCCACGGCGAACCTGCGCCCCGTGGAGGTTTCCGGGGTCACCGTCTCCCGGGCCACCCTCCACAACTGGGAGGAGATGGAGCGCAAGGACATCCGCATCGGCGACACGGTAGTGATCGAGCGGGCCGGCGACGTGATCCCGGCGGTGGTTAAGGTGCTGACGGAGAAACGCTCGGGGAGCGAGCGGTTCCTCCCCATTCCCGCCGCCTGCCCCGAGTGCGGCTCCGAGGTGGTGAAGATCCCCGACGAGGTGGCGGTCCGCTGCATGGGACTCTCCTGCCCGGCCCAGATCCGGGAGTCCATCATCCATTTCGCCTCCCGCAACGCCATGGACATGGAGGGGCTCGGCGAGAAGTACATCGAGCAGCTCCTGCGGCTGGGGCTCGTGGGTAACGTGGCCGACCTCTACACCCTCACCAGGGACGATTTCATGAAATTCGACCGGATGGGGGAGAAGCTGGCGGAGAACCTCCTGAACGCCATCGAGGCCAGCAAGAAACGGGAACTCTCCCGTTTCATCTTCGCCCTCGGCATCCGCCACGTGGGGGAGCACACGGCAAAGCTCCTGGCCACGGCCTTCGGGAGCATCGACAACCTGGCCCGGGCCACGGAGGCGGAGCTCCTCTCCATCCGGGAGATCGGCCCCCAAGTGGCCCAAAGCATCACCACCTTCTTCCACAACGAGGGGAACCGGGAGACCATCCGGCGGATGGTGGAGGCGGGGGTGGAGCCGACGGTGGAAGAGAAAAAGGTGGGGGGAAAGTTCACCGGCAAGACCTTCGTCTTCACCGGTACGCTGATCCGCTTCAGCCGGAGCGAGGCCCAGAAGATGGTGGAGAGCGAGGGGGGCCATGCGGCCGGGTCGGTATCGAAGAAGACCGACTACGTGGTGGCCGGGGACGAAGCAGGGAGCAAGCTGGACAAGGCCCGGCAGCTGGGGGTCACGGTTCTCGCCGAGGATGAATTTCTGCAGATGCTGGAGGGAGAGCAATGA
- a CDS encoding PEP-CTERM sorting domain-containing protein yields the protein MLDPTPPPEPSTVAHLGLGIAGWRRNKN from the coding sequence TTGCTAGACCCGACCCCGCCCCCTGAGCCCTCCACTGTGGCGCATCTGGGTCTGGGCATCGCCGGGTGGCGTCGGAACAAGAACTGA
- a CDS encoding chromate transporter, with amino-acid sequence MGSLATIAWTFLKIGLVFVGGGYVLIPLLHRIMVDQYHWLTMKEFLDGLALSQLTPGPLAILATFVGYRAGGFAGALVGTVAIFLPCTALMVFLTRRYERLRNIRLIREVLDGVVPAVVGLVASAGWKLGSTSLGSARDILLFVAGFAILQFTKVSPLFVILGAGALGYFLHFS; translated from the coding sequence ATGGGGTCCCTTGCCACCATTGCCTGGACGTTCCTGAAGATCGGCCTGGTCTTCGTGGGGGGAGGGTACGTCCTCATTCCGCTTCTCCACCGGATCATGGTGGACCAGTACCACTGGCTCACCATGAAGGAGTTCCTGGACGGACTGGCCCTCTCCCAACTCACCCCCGGCCCCCTGGCGATCCTCGCCACCTTCGTGGGATACCGGGCCGGAGGCTTTGCCGGCGCCCTGGTGGGGACCGTCGCGATCTTCCTCCCCTGTACCGCCCTCATGGTCTTCCTTACCCGGCGCTACGAGCGGCTGCGGAACATTCGCCTGATCCGCGAGGTGCTGGACGGGGTCGTGCCGGCCGTGGTGGGGCTCGTGGCGTCCGCCGGCTGGAAGCTGGGGAGCACCTCCCTCGGCTCGGCGCGGGACATTCTCCTCTTCGTCGCCGGCTTCGCCATTCTCCAGTTCACGAAGGTGAGTCCCCTCTTCGTCATCCTCGGCGCCGGAGCGCTGGGGTATTTTCTTCATTTTTCCTGA
- a CDS encoding acylphosphatase: MTMKIRAIVTVKGLVQGVAFRHHTVLQGNQLRVTGWVKNLPNGDVQGCFEGDETDVQALVEWCHHGPSRARVDRVIVERKSFRGEFDTFDVRY, from the coding sequence ATGACCATGAAGATTCGCGCCATCGTCACCGTCAAGGGGCTTGTGCAGGGGGTCGCATTCCGCCATCACACGGTACTCCAGGGAAATCAGCTCAGGGTGACCGGCTGGGTGAAAAATCTACCAAATGGCGACGTGCAAGGATGCTTCGAAGGGGACGAGACAGACGTCCAGGCCCTTGTTGAATGGTGCCACCACGGCCCTTCCCGAGCCCGGGTCGACCGGGTGATCGTCGAACGAAAGTCTTTTAGAGGAGAATTCGACACTTTTGACGTGCGGTACTGA
- the gptM gene encoding geopeptide radical SAM maturase, giving the protein MILSRHVKVFPCTEQPGHLILFSCRTGAVLRVPAPLLEAARGGTLSPKPAETLSRHGFLAEDPGTEQREMLAWFDRINARRRRCSAVVVLTRACNLACPYCFEANQPSLRQMDGETADLFVSLVEREHLARGRRVSLNFYGGEALLRPDLIRRIAGPLRATGGDRFSFSLVTNGTLLTRTLVKDLLPLGLDGAKVTLDGPPQIHDRLRPFVSGEGSFAAIIANLREVCGLIGIAIGGNYTRDTWREFPQLLDILPVAGLTPERVRLVRFDPVIGREGVAGLPDFSEGCGGLTEPWLVEASLVLREEIVKRGYLTSKPAPAACMVEFDTDLVVDTDGAIYRCPAFIGRPAFVAGHLRNGAGSAGDAYGMDAWKQEECLDCAYLPLCFGGCRFMRLVETGAVDGVACQREYLDATLEAMVRRGEYPLTRPPGTLSHGERELHPSPCPL; this is encoded by the coding sequence ATGATCCTCTCCCGCCACGTGAAAGTCTTCCCCTGCACGGAGCAGCCGGGCCATCTCATTCTCTTCTCCTGCCGCACCGGAGCGGTGCTCCGCGTACCCGCCCCCCTCCTCGAAGCCGCCCGCGGCGGCACCCTTTCGCCTAAGCCCGCCGAAACCCTCTCCCGCCACGGCTTTCTCGCCGAAGACCCGGGAACGGAGCAGCGGGAGATGCTCGCCTGGTTCGACCGGATCAACGCGCGGCGGCGCCGCTGCAGCGCCGTGGTGGTCCTGACCCGGGCCTGCAACCTCGCCTGCCCTTACTGCTTCGAGGCGAATCAGCCGAGCCTGCGCCAGATGGACGGGGAGACCGCCGACCTCTTCGTATCCTTGGTGGAGCGGGAACACCTGGCCCGGGGACGGAGGGTCTCGCTCAATTTCTACGGCGGCGAGGCGCTGCTGCGCCCCGACCTGATCCGCCGGATCGCCGGACCGCTGCGGGCGACCGGCGGCGACCGGTTTTCCTTCAGCCTGGTCACCAACGGTACCCTCCTCACCCGGACGCTGGTGAAAGATCTTCTCCCCCTCGGCCTGGACGGCGCCAAGGTGACCCTCGACGGCCCGCCGCAAATCCATGACCGGCTGCGTCCCTTTGTCTCGGGAGAGGGGAGCTTTGCCGCGATCATCGCCAACCTGCGGGAGGTGTGCGGCCTGATCGGCATCGCCATCGGCGGGAACTACACCCGCGACACCTGGCGGGAGTTCCCCCAACTCCTCGACATTCTCCCTGTCGCGGGGCTCACCCCGGAGCGGGTCCGTCTCGTCAGGTTCGATCCGGTGATCGGCCGGGAGGGTGTTGCGGGGCTTCCCGACTTTTCGGAAGGGTGCGGCGGACTCACTGAGCCGTGGCTCGTGGAGGCGTCCCTCGTCCTTCGGGAGGAGATCGTGAAACGAGGGTACCTGACGTCTAAACCGGCCCCGGCCGCCTGCATGGTGGAGTTCGACACCGATCTGGTGGTCGACACCGATGGGGCCATCTACCGCTGTCCCGCCTTCATCGGCCGGCCGGCGTTCGTTGCCGGCCATCTACGAAACGGCGCCGGCAGCGCAGGGGACGCGTACGGGATGGACGCCTGGAAGCAGGAGGAGTGCCTCGACTGCGCCTACCTCCCCCTCTGCTTCGGTGGCTGCCGCTTCATGAGGCTGGTGGAAACGGGTGCGGTGGACGGTGTGGCATGCCAGCGGGAGTACCTGGACGCGACCCTTGAGGCGATGGTGCGGCGAGGCGAATATCCCCTCACCCGCCCTCCGGGCACCCTCTCCCACGGGGAGAGGGAATTACACCCCTCGCCCTGCCCCCTATGA
- a CDS encoding radical SAM protein has protein sequence MKRKTLPKLLYADAKGNIFDHPDLCMAGMSGPEAVLPEGVELIPLPEGSRLFTIPDTPPVAWDEKQRKFVTVPTVREGRRNLPVQAVSAFMAPGYVRTLLPACDYGRKKVHLPLWSYTAVGWDEERDCFVVAASRVDTNDNWNPNNYDDRKLDPLVRQRLAEMPNNRLLEQLARCAVDYHCFAAKNLFFRRWEAPLPTSPACNSRCLGCISLQPSDCCPSNHERIGFVPTPEEIVELALPHLEQAPEPIVSYGQGCEGDPIMQADTVAEATRRLKKATSRGIVNFNSNGSFLDRIAMLCDAGMDSMRFSMNSVREEFYDKYYRPVGYRFADVKESVRLAKERGLFVMINYLVSPGLSDNADEVEALLRFIGDTGLDMIQMRNLSIDPDFYNKRMGVTGRGIGMYRMLERVKREFPRIQYGYYNRTRENFYPEGLEKSWPIR, from the coding sequence ATGAAACGAAAAACCCTTCCAAAACTCCTCTATGCCGACGCCAAGGGGAACATCTTCGACCACCCCGACCTCTGCATGGCCGGCATGAGCGGCCCCGAGGCGGTGCTCCCCGAGGGGGTTGAGCTGATTCCGCTCCCCGAGGGGAGCCGGCTCTTCACCATCCCCGATACCCCGCCAGTTGCCTGGGACGAGAAGCAGCGGAAATTCGTGACCGTGCCCACGGTCCGGGAGGGGCGGCGAAACCTGCCGGTGCAGGCGGTGTCGGCCTTCATGGCGCCGGGGTACGTGCGGACGCTGCTTCCCGCTTGCGATTACGGCAGGAAGAAGGTGCACCTGCCGCTCTGGTCCTACACCGCCGTGGGGTGGGACGAGGAGCGGGACTGCTTCGTGGTGGCCGCCTCAAGGGTGGATACCAACGACAACTGGAACCCGAACAACTACGACGACCGGAAGCTGGATCCCCTGGTGCGACAGCGGCTGGCGGAGATGCCCAACAACCGCCTCCTGGAGCAGCTTGCCCGCTGCGCCGTGGATTACCACTGCTTCGCCGCCAAGAACCTTTTCTTCCGCCGCTGGGAGGCGCCGCTACCCACGTCGCCGGCCTGCAACTCCCGGTGCCTGGGGTGCATCAGCCTCCAGCCCTCGGACTGCTGCCCGTCCAATCACGAGCGGATCGGCTTCGTCCCCACGCCCGAGGAGATCGTGGAGCTGGCCCTGCCGCACCTGGAGCAGGCGCCGGAGCCCATCGTCTCCTACGGCCAGGGGTGCGAGGGGGATCCCATCATGCAGGCCGACACCGTGGCCGAGGCGACCCGGCGGCTGAAGAAGGCCACCAGCCGGGGAATCGTGAACTTCAACTCCAACGGCTCCTTCCTCGACCGGATCGCCATGCTCTGCGACGCGGGGATGGACTCTATGCGCTTTTCCATGAATTCGGTGCGGGAGGAGTTTTACGACAAATACTACCGGCCGGTGGGGTACCGCTTCGCCGACGTGAAGGAATCGGTGCGGCTGGCCAAGGAACGGGGGCTTTTCGTGATGATCAACTACCTGGTCTCGCCAGGGCTCTCCGACAATGCCGACGAGGTGGAGGCGCTCCTGCGGTTCATCGGCGACACCGGCCTGGACATGATCCAGATGCGGAACCTCTCCATCGATCCCGACTTCTACAATAAACGGATGGGGGTCACGGGACGGGGGATCGGCATGTACCGGATGCTGGAGCGGGTGAAGCGGGAGTTTCCCCGGATCCAGTACGGCTACTACAACCGGACCCGGGAGAACTTCTACCCCGAGGGACTGGAGAAGAGCTGGCCGATCCGCTGA
- a CDS encoding KPN_02809 family neutral zinc metallopeptidase, with amino-acid sequence MRWSDGRRSDNVEDRRGMTVGRKAVGGGIGTIILALVAMYFGIDPSVVLQQGGSPLTAPTETRQAGKPPASDELAQFVSVVLADTEDTWHELFRKNGKTYQEPKLVLFTGAVESACGYAQAAMGPFYCPLDQKVYIDLSFYRDLKERFKAPGDFAQAYVIAHEVGHHVQSLLGISEKAHDLQQRSGKTQANQLSVRLELQADCLAGIWAHHADRSRQVLESGDVEEALQAATSIGDDRLQQQAQGYVVPESFTHGSSEQRVRWFKTGLDTGNFGACNTFGAQSL; translated from the coding sequence ATGCGATGGAGTGACGGACGGAGAAGCGACAACGTGGAAGACCGCCGGGGGATGACCGTTGGCCGGAAGGCGGTGGGGGGCGGCATCGGCACGATCATTCTCGCGCTGGTCGCCATGTACTTCGGCATCGACCCGTCGGTGGTCCTGCAGCAGGGGGGCTCTCCCCTCACAGCGCCGACAGAGACGAGACAGGCCGGCAAGCCTCCCGCCAGTGACGAACTTGCCCAGTTTGTGTCGGTGGTTCTGGCCGACACCGAGGATACCTGGCACGAGCTCTTCCGGAAGAACGGCAAGACCTACCAGGAGCCGAAGCTGGTCCTCTTCACCGGCGCCGTGGAGTCGGCCTGCGGCTATGCCCAGGCCGCCATGGGCCCCTTTTACTGCCCCCTGGACCAGAAGGTCTACATCGACCTCAGCTTCTACCGGGACCTGAAGGAGCGCTTCAAGGCGCCGGGGGACTTTGCCCAGGCGTACGTCATCGCCCACGAAGTGGGGCACCACGTCCAGTCGCTCCTCGGCATTTCGGAGAAGGCCCACGACCTCCAGCAGCGGAGCGGTAAGACCCAGGCGAACCAGCTCTCGGTGCGACTGGAGCTCCAGGCCGACTGCCTGGCCGGCATCTGGGCCCACCACGCCGACCGGAGCCGGCAGGTTCTCGAAAGCGGCGACGTGGAGGAGGCGCTCCAGGCGGCCACCAGCATCGGCGACGACCGCCTCCAGCAGCAGGCCCAGGGGTACGTCGTCCCCGAAAGCTTCACCCACGGCAGCTCCGAGCAGCGGGTCCGCTGGTTCAAAACCGGCCTCGACACCGGCAACTTCGGGGCGTGCAATACCTTCGGGGCCCAATCGTTGTAG
- the gptA gene encoding geopeptide yields the protein MTEEREEVVVLDEGVEESADGPLACCTVSVAFFF from the coding sequence ATGACTGAGGAACGTGAGGAAGTGGTTGTTCTCGACGAAGGGGTTGAGGAGTCGGCCGATGGGCCCCTGGCCTGTTGCACGGTGAGTGTTGCTTTCTTCTTTTAA
- a CDS encoding chromate transporter produces the protein METTGNRVSLGEIFRTFLIIGVTGFGGGMAVVALVERVCVHDKEWLSHEEFMHGLAFGQFLGPFSLNSCTFVGCTLRGRIGGTVAAFAFILPSFLIVSFLSLLYFRYHELPELQSALQGTNPVIIALILVAAIGMGRKIRGVEPWAIALLTFGLAAFFQVNGLALLALTAFWSLARARFRQVHH, from the coding sequence ATGGAAACGACAGGTAATCGGGTATCCCTCGGGGAAATTTTTCGCACGTTCCTCATCATCGGTGTTACCGGCTTCGGCGGGGGGATGGCGGTGGTGGCCCTGGTGGAACGGGTCTGCGTCCACGACAAGGAATGGCTCAGCCACGAGGAGTTCATGCACGGCCTCGCCTTCGGGCAGTTCCTGGGCCCCTTCTCCCTCAATTCCTGCACCTTCGTCGGGTGCACCCTCCGGGGCCGCATCGGGGGCACCGTGGCCGCGTTCGCCTTCATCCTCCCGTCGTTTCTGATTGTCTCATTCCTTTCGCTCCTCTACTTCCGCTACCATGAACTTCCCGAACTCCAGTCGGCCCTGCAGGGGACCAACCCCGTCATCATCGCCCTGATCCTGGTGGCGGCCATTGGCATGGGCCGCAAGATTCGCGGTGTGGAGCCGTGGGCCATCGCCCTTCTCACCTTCGGGCTCGCCGCGTTCTTCCAGGTGAACGGCCTCGCGCTCCTGGCTCTGACCGCCTTCTGGTCCCTGGCCCGGGCCCGGTTCCGTCAGGTGCACCACTGA
- a CDS encoding AAA family ATPase encodes MCKKVFIAATGMNSGKTTISVSLMHLARKKYGRVGFIKAIGPKCQLFNDITVDMDAALMARIFGLEGDINHMSPVVLERGSTKRFIDGEIPTLWPAERITEAVRELERKNDYLIIEGSGHGGVGSVIGMNNAKVAKLVDAPAIMVSGGGIGNVIDSVQLNLPLYRMEGADLRMLLVNKLIPEKRETSLSYLQRAFTPHGINVVGAFDWSPILANPTLNNIARLLAHPLRGDQSQGTRIIHHIQLGAASSQKVIDGLAESTMLLVTSSRDELLVTLSSLYNIPAYREKIAGLVVPGHAPVSAITQKILDDSSIPYIRIHETTADIFSAMKYHVSKISAEDAEKIDLVKAQAEKVLDFDELDRMLS; translated from the coding sequence ATGTGCAAGAAGGTTTTCATCGCGGCAACGGGAATGAACTCGGGCAAGACCACCATCAGCGTCTCGCTGATGCACCTGGCCCGGAAAAAGTACGGCAGGGTCGGCTTCATCAAGGCCATCGGCCCCAAGTGCCAGCTCTTCAACGATATCACCGTCGACATGGACGCGGCCCTCATGGCGCGCATCTTCGGCCTCGAAGGGGACATCAACCATATGTCGCCGGTAGTGCTGGAGCGGGGCTCCACCAAGCGCTTCATCGACGGGGAGATCCCCACCCTCTGGCCCGCGGAGCGGATCACCGAAGCAGTGCGGGAGTTGGAGCGGAAAAACGACTACCTCATCATCGAAGGATCGGGCCACGGCGGGGTCGGTTCCGTCATCGGCATGAACAACGCCAAGGTGGCCAAGCTGGTGGATGCCCCGGCCATCATGGTCTCCGGCGGCGGCATCGGCAACGTCATCGACTCAGTCCAGCTGAACCTCCCCCTCTACCGGATGGAGGGAGCCGACCTGCGGATGCTCCTGGTCAACAAGCTCATCCCCGAGAAGCGGGAGACCTCCCTCTCCTACCTCCAGCGGGCCTTCACCCCCCACGGCATCAACGTCGTCGGGGCCTTCGACTGGTCGCCGATCCTCGCCAACCCCACCCTCAACAACATTGCGCGGCTCCTGGCCCACCCCCTCAGGGGGGACCAGAGCCAGGGGACCCGGATCATCCACCATATCCAACTGGGGGCAGCCTCGTCCCAGAAGGTCATCGACGGACTTGCCGAATCGACCATGCTCCTGGTCACCAGCTCCCGGGACGAGCTCCTCGTCACCCTCTCGTCCCTCTACAACATCCCCGCCTACCGGGAGAAGATCGCCGGCCTCGTGGTTCCCGGCCACGCGCCGGTCTCCGCCATCACCCAGAAGATCCTCGACGACAGCTCCATCCCCTACATCCGGATCCACGAGACCACCGCCGACATCTTCTCGGCCATGAAATACCACGTCTCCAAGATCAGCGCCGAAGACGCCGAGAAGATCGATCTCGTCAAGGCCCAGGCGGAAAAGGTGCTGGATTTCGACGAACTGGACCGGATGCTGTCATAG
- a CDS encoding OmpA family protein yields the protein MATNLLEQLSGMFTSDLVGQIGHFLGEGTPAVQKGVPAALSALVGGVAAKGVSTDGASQILGQVRSGGFGENTLSGMAASLAGGEATKGLLEQGNSLVGSLLGNRAGGVAEWLSSVSGLGKGSAQSLLALLAPFVMGKIGKEAQEKDLGAVGLSGLLEGQGPFLQQAAPAGLAGLLGLSSLSGLGGGACPSALFSGPLSKIVWILAGIVVAFLLYTLPQRCSMKTPAIQPAPPQVQAPAVKVDPKLGAFGDVTLPDGVTLNIPEFGIERKLLAFIQDGARPVDKTTWFTFDRLQFETGSAVLKPSSQEQLGNIAAILKAFPQVAIKIGGYTDNVGDPQANLKLSRDRASNTMQELVKLGIDPSRLESEGYGEEHPVADNATEEGRQQNRRIDVRVTKK from the coding sequence ATGGCGACGAACCTGTTGGAGCAGCTTAGCGGGATGTTTACCAGTGACCTAGTGGGGCAGATCGGCCATTTTCTGGGGGAGGGAACGCCGGCCGTCCAGAAGGGGGTGCCGGCTGCCCTCTCGGCATTGGTGGGTGGGGTTGCGGCAAAGGGTGTGTCGACGGACGGTGCGTCGCAGATTCTCGGTCAGGTCCGCTCCGGCGGGTTCGGGGAGAATACCCTCTCGGGGATGGCCGCGTCACTGGCAGGGGGTGAGGCGACCAAGGGGCTCCTGGAGCAGGGAAACTCCCTCGTCGGCTCGCTCCTCGGCAACAGGGCCGGCGGGGTTGCGGAGTGGCTGTCGTCCGTGAGCGGCCTCGGAAAGGGGAGCGCCCAGTCGCTGCTGGCTCTCCTGGCCCCCTTCGTCATGGGGAAGATCGGCAAGGAGGCACAGGAGAAGGATCTGGGGGCGGTGGGGCTTTCGGGGCTCCTGGAAGGCCAGGGGCCATTTCTGCAACAGGCCGCCCCGGCGGGACTGGCCGGCCTGCTCGGCCTCTCCAGCCTGTCGGGCCTCGGGGGCGGCGCGTGCCCCAGCGCCCTCTTCTCCGGCCCCCTCTCGAAGATCGTCTGGATTCTGGCCGGCATCGTGGTTGCCTTCCTCCTGTACACATTGCCCCAGCGCTGCTCCATGAAGACTCCGGCAATCCAGCCGGCGCCGCCCCAAGTGCAGGCACCGGCCGTCAAGGTTGATCCGAAGCTGGGAGCCTTCGGTGATGTGACGCTCCCCGACGGCGTCACCCTGAACATTCCCGAATTCGGCATCGAGCGGAAGCTCCTCGCCTTCATCCAGGATGGGGCGAGACCCGTGGACAAGACCACCTGGTTCACCTTCGACCGGCTCCAGTTCGAGACCGGCAGCGCCGTGCTGAAGCCTTCATCCCAGGAGCAACTCGGCAATATCGCCGCGATCCTCAAGGCGTTCCCCCAGGTGGCCATCAAGATCGGCGGCTACACCGACAACGTGGGTGATCCCCAAGCAAACCTCAAGCTCTCCCGGGACCGGGCAAGCAACACCATGCAGGAACTGGTGAAGCTGGGCATCGATCCCTCCCGCCTTGAATCCGAAGGGTACGGGGAGGAGCATCCGGTTGCCGACAACGCCACGGAGGAAGGACGGCAGCAGAACAGAAGGATCGACGTCCGGGTGACAAAGAAATAG